In one Brevibacterium sp. CBA3109 genomic region, the following are encoded:
- a CDS encoding Fur family transcriptional regulator — protein MAEKKHGHESEPTAALRNSSLRVTKQRVAVLEAVCEHQHADTDTVIRAVREQLPEVSHQAVYDSLHTLTEVGLVRCIQPSGSVARYERRIGDNHHHLVCRSCNLIVDVDCTVGQAPCLTPSHDAGFVIEQAEVTFWGLCPDCNASPSGSASPAGASGATSAA, from the coding sequence GTGGCTGAGAAGAAGCATGGACACGAATCGGAGCCGACCGCAGCACTGCGGAACAGTTCCCTTCGTGTGACGAAACAGAGAGTCGCGGTACTCGAAGCTGTGTGTGAACATCAGCATGCAGACACCGATACCGTCATTCGCGCCGTCCGTGAGCAGCTCCCCGAGGTGTCGCATCAGGCCGTCTACGACTCACTGCACACCCTCACCGAGGTTGGGCTCGTGCGGTGCATTCAGCCGTCCGGGTCCGTGGCACGCTACGAACGGCGCATCGGGGACAACCATCATCACCTCGTGTGCCGATCATGCAATCTCATCGTCGATGTCGACTGCACGGTCGGGCAGGCTCCATGCCTGACACCTTCGCACGACGCGGGATTCGTCATCGAACAGGCCGAGGTGACCTTCTGGGGACTGTGCCCCGACTGCAACGCATCGCCGTCGGGATCAGCATCTCCTGCTGGAGCCTCCGGGGCCACCTCGGCGGCCTAA
- a CDS encoding glycosyltransferase, whose product MRQHSIPWDQAGPHAHPFTATHDAPTSTNVDLVVPVYNEEASLATSVATLLRATSEGDSHVTIIIADNASTDSTPTIAEALAEKHPDVRYVRLEQKGRGRALSKVWSASDADVVAYTDVDLATDIRALDPMVEVIRSGIADVAIASRLLPGLDISRGVKREVISRCYNRLLRFSLGVGYSDAQCGFKAMSAEAAKKLLPLVEDTAWFFDTELLTRAEWAGLRIHEFGTDWVDDPDSSVDVLATAWADVKGIHRLRRATRRSGGQTLGIDDVPAPNTGAQILHFIDVGIVSTLLYAVLFLFGVQMFSPAVANLGALLISTVANTGLNRRHTFGVRSPHHGLAAQIKGLASFALCLGFTSAGLAISANFTGPLASVGTLAVLTSANLLATIVRFVLLRTWVFAIGAHHNSRSAHHG is encoded by the coding sequence ATGAGACAGCACAGCATCCCTTGGGACCAGGCAGGTCCCCACGCCCACCCGTTCACCGCGACTCACGACGCCCCAACGTCCACGAACGTCGATCTCGTCGTTCCCGTCTACAACGAGGAGGCCAGCCTGGCGACATCCGTCGCAACGCTTCTGAGGGCCACGAGCGAAGGGGACAGCCACGTCACGATCATCATCGCTGACAATGCCAGCACCGACTCCACCCCCACCATCGCCGAGGCGCTCGCTGAGAAGCATCCCGACGTGCGGTATGTGCGCCTGGAGCAGAAGGGCCGCGGCCGCGCCCTGTCGAAGGTGTGGTCGGCCTCTGACGCTGACGTCGTGGCATACACCGATGTGGATCTGGCCACCGACATTCGCGCGCTGGATCCGATGGTCGAGGTCATCCGGTCCGGTATCGCCGATGTCGCCATCGCCAGTCGGCTGCTGCCGGGCCTCGACATCAGCCGCGGGGTGAAACGAGAGGTCATCTCACGCTGCTACAACCGCCTCCTGAGATTCAGCCTGGGAGTCGGCTACAGCGACGCTCAGTGTGGGTTCAAAGCGATGTCCGCGGAGGCCGCGAAGAAGCTGCTGCCGCTGGTCGAAGACACGGCATGGTTCTTCGACACCGAACTGCTCACCAGAGCCGAATGGGCCGGGCTGCGCATCCACGAATTCGGCACAGACTGGGTCGATGACCCCGATTCCTCGGTCGACGTCCTCGCCACCGCATGGGCCGATGTGAAGGGCATTCACCGGCTGCGGAGAGCGACCCGCCGTTCCGGGGGACAAACGCTGGGCATCGACGACGTTCCCGCTCCGAACACCGGAGCCCAGATCCTGCACTTCATCGATGTCGGCATCGTCAGCACCCTGCTGTATGCGGTCCTCTTCCTCTTCGGAGTGCAGATGTTCTCACCCGCTGTGGCCAACCTCGGCGCGCTTCTCATCTCAACTGTGGCCAATACCGGCCTCAACCGGCGACATACCTTCGGAGTCCGCTCGCCCCACCATGGTCTCGCGGCTCAGATCAAGGGTTTGGCGTCGTTCGCGCTGTGTCTCGGGTTCACCTCGGCGGGGCTGGCCATTTCTGCGAACTTCACCGGGCCCTTGGCGTCGGTCGGGACTCTGGCGGTGCTGACGTCGGCGAATCTGTTGGCCACGATCGTGCGCTTCGTGCTGCTGCGGACCTGGGTGTTCGCCATCGGCGCACACCATAACTCGAGGAGTGCACACCATGGATGA
- a CDS encoding 6-phosphofructokinase has product MKIGVLTSGGDCPGLNAVIRGIVRKGIRSHEDTFVGIRDGWRGLLEDDVFDMSMLDVRGLSGRGGTILGTSRTHPYEGGGPERMREVMSAHGIDAIVAIGGEGTLAGAARLVHEEGLNIIGVPKTIDNDLSGTDYTFGFDSAHAIATESIDRLRTTAESHHRCMVIEVMGRNVGWIALHAGMAGGAHAILMPEFPVSFDQIEEWVTSARDRGRAPIVVVAEGFIPEGLDEQVADRGVDNKGRTRLGGIADFLAPKIEEITGIESRATILGHLQRGGSPTAYDRVLSTRLGMAAADLAHNGDWGKMASLKGTDIVSVDMASAVDRLKSVPLQRWEEAQVLFG; this is encoded by the coding sequence ATGAAGATAGGTGTACTGACCTCCGGCGGTGACTGCCCCGGACTCAACGCGGTCATCCGCGGAATCGTCCGCAAGGGCATTCGCTCCCACGAGGATACGTTCGTCGGAATCCGCGACGGGTGGCGCGGCCTGCTCGAAGACGATGTGTTCGACATGTCGATGCTCGACGTTCGTGGACTCTCCGGCCGCGGCGGCACCATCCTCGGCACTTCGCGCACCCACCCCTATGAGGGCGGCGGGCCGGAGCGGATGCGTGAGGTGATGAGCGCCCACGGCATCGACGCGATCGTTGCGATCGGCGGCGAGGGAACTCTGGCCGGTGCCGCCCGACTCGTGCACGAAGAGGGTCTGAACATCATCGGCGTCCCGAAGACCATCGACAACGATCTCAGCGGCACCGACTACACCTTCGGCTTCGACTCGGCCCATGCCATCGCGACCGAGTCCATCGACCGGCTCCGCACAACGGCGGAGTCCCACCACCGGTGCATGGTCATCGAGGTCATGGGCCGCAACGTCGGGTGGATCGCACTGCATGCGGGAATGGCCGGTGGCGCCCACGCGATCCTCATGCCCGAGTTTCCCGTCTCCTTCGACCAGATCGAAGAGTGGGTGACCTCGGCCAGGGACCGTGGTCGTGCCCCGATTGTCGTCGTGGCCGAAGGCTTCATTCCCGAGGGTCTCGACGAACAGGTCGCCGACCGCGGTGTCGACAACAAGGGCCGGACCCGCCTCGGCGGTATTGCGGACTTCCTGGCGCCAAAGATCGAGGAGATCACGGGAATCGAATCCCGTGCCACCATCCTCGGACACCTGCAGCGAGGCGGCTCCCCCACGGCCTATGACCGGGTCCTGTCCACGCGCCTGGGGATGGCTGCGGCAGATCTCGCGCACAACGGCGACTGGGGCAAGATGGCCAGTCTCAAGGGCACCGACATCGTCTCGGTCGACATGGCCTCGGCCGTCGATCGCCTCAAATCAGTTCCGCTCCAGCGCTGGGAAGAGGCTCAGGTCCTCTTCGGCTAG
- the katG gene encoding catalase/peroxidase HPI — protein MTESSTGGCPVAHTTSGTPAPEAESLAAPSQGDANSHWWPNRLNLKILAKNQPARDPMDEGFDYDAEFASLDYFALKADIEELQKTNADWWSADFGHYGPFMIRMAWHSAGTYRVQDGRGGGGEGQQRFAPLNSWPDNVGLDKARRLLWPVKKKYGKKISWADLFILAGNVGLESMGFKTFGYAGGRKDVWEPDNDVYWGSETEWLGTDKRYVGNRELQKPLAATTMGLIYVNPEGPEGKPDPLAAALDIRETFARMAMDDEETVALIAGGHTFGKTHGAAPESHKGGDPEAAPIEEQGLGWKSDFGTGQGNDTVGSGIEVTWTYHPTRWDNEFFHILFAYEWEVFENEGGHLQWRPVDGGGDDMVPMAQGDGRREPRMLTTDLSLRFDPIYEKISRRFKDDQKAFEDAFARAWFKLTHRDMGPATRYLGPEVPSEELIWQDPVPEGTPLDEAGLEAVKAAIRNSGLTVSQLVSTTWAAASTHRRSDFRGGVNGGRLRLEPQKSWDVNEPAKLEQVVSVLEGIAADNGASFADVLAIAGAVGIETAAKAAGHDVSVPVTTGRGDATQEQTDVNSFSFLEPTHDGFRNYLTEGLPLSAEHLLLDRASLLGLTPSELTVLIGGLRVLGANYEDSELGVFTDRPGELTNDFFVNLLELGNVWKPVGPSESANVYECFSPGGEKLWTGSRIDLLFGANSELRALAEVYASDDAKEKFVNDFVKAWSKLVEADRFDLHR, from the coding sequence ATGACCGAAAGCTCCACAGGCGGCTGCCCAGTCGCACACACCACCTCGGGGACGCCTGCGCCTGAGGCCGAGTCGCTGGCCGCTCCCAGCCAGGGCGACGCGAACTCGCACTGGTGGCCCAACCGTCTCAATCTCAAGATCTTGGCCAAGAACCAGCCTGCACGCGACCCCATGGACGAGGGCTTCGACTACGATGCCGAATTCGCCAGCCTCGACTACTTCGCGCTCAAGGCCGATATCGAAGAGCTCCAGAAGACGAACGCCGACTGGTGGTCTGCCGACTTCGGGCACTACGGCCCATTCATGATCCGCATGGCCTGGCACTCAGCCGGCACCTACCGTGTCCAGGACGGACGCGGCGGTGGCGGCGAGGGACAGCAGCGCTTCGCCCCACTCAACTCCTGGCCAGACAACGTGGGTCTCGACAAAGCTCGTCGCCTGCTCTGGCCGGTCAAGAAGAAGTACGGCAAAAAGATCTCCTGGGCCGACCTGTTCATCCTCGCCGGCAACGTCGGACTGGAGTCGATGGGCTTCAAGACCTTCGGCTACGCAGGCGGACGTAAGGACGTGTGGGAGCCCGACAACGACGTCTACTGGGGCTCAGAGACCGAATGGCTGGGCACCGATAAGCGCTATGTGGGCAACCGCGAACTGCAGAAGCCCCTGGCCGCAACCACCATGGGTCTCATCTACGTCAACCCGGAAGGCCCGGAAGGCAAGCCCGATCCGCTGGCCGCCGCGCTCGACATCCGCGAAACCTTCGCTCGCATGGCCATGGACGATGAGGAGACAGTCGCCCTCATCGCCGGCGGTCACACGTTCGGCAAGACCCACGGCGCAGCCCCGGAGTCACACAAGGGCGGCGACCCCGAAGCGGCACCGATCGAAGAGCAGGGACTGGGCTGGAAGTCCGATTTCGGCACCGGACAGGGCAACGACACCGTCGGCAGCGGCATCGAGGTCACCTGGACCTATCACCCGACCCGCTGGGACAACGAGTTCTTCCACATCCTCTTCGCCTATGAATGGGAAGTCTTCGAAAACGAAGGCGGACACCTGCAGTGGCGTCCGGTCGACGGCGGCGGCGATGACATGGTGCCGATGGCACAGGGCGACGGCCGTCGTGAGCCCCGCATGCTCACGACCGACCTGTCTCTGCGCTTCGATCCCATCTACGAGAAGATCTCGCGTCGCTTCAAGGACGATCAGAAGGCGTTCGAAGATGCCTTCGCTCGTGCCTGGTTCAAGCTCACTCACCGTGACATGGGCCCGGCCACCCGTTACCTCGGACCCGAGGTGCCCAGCGAAGAGCTGATCTGGCAGGACCCGGTCCCAGAAGGCACCCCGCTTGATGAGGCTGGCCTCGAGGCAGTCAAGGCCGCCATTCGCAACTCAGGCCTGACCGTCTCCCAGCTGGTGTCCACCACTTGGGCCGCAGCGTCCACGCACCGCCGCTCGGACTTCCGCGGCGGCGTCAACGGCGGACGTCTGCGCCTCGAGCCGCAGAAGAGCTGGGACGTCAACGAGCCGGCGAAGCTGGAACAGGTCGTCAGCGTCCTCGAGGGCATCGCAGCCGACAACGGCGCCTCCTTCGCCGATGTTCTGGCTATCGCCGGTGCCGTCGGCATCGAGACCGCAGCGAAGGCAGCTGGTCATGATGTCAGCGTCCCGGTGACCACGGGCCGCGGAGACGCCACCCAGGAGCAGACCGACGTCAACTCGTTCTCCTTCCTGGAGCCGACTCACGACGGATTCCGCAACTACCTGACAGAGGGCCTTCCGCTCTCGGCCGAGCATCTTCTCCTCGACAGGGCCAGCCTCCTCGGCCTGACCCCGTCGGAGCTGACCGTGCTCATCGGCGGACTGCGCGTCCTCGGCGCGAACTACGAAGACTCCGAGCTCGGTGTGTTCACCGATCGCCCGGGCGAGCTGACGAACGACTTCTTCGTCAATCTGCTCGAGCTCGGCAATGTCTGGAAGCCGGTCGGCCCGTCCGAGTCCGCCAACGTCTACGAGTGCTTCTCCCCCGGGGGAGAGAAGCTGTGGACCGGAAGCCGCATCGACCTGCTCTTCGGCGCCAACTCAGAGCTGCGTGCCCTCGCCGAGGTCTACGCCTCCGATGATGCCAAGGAGAAGTTCGTCAACGACTTCGTCAAGGCCTGGAGCAAGCTCGTCGAGGCAGACCGTTTCGATCTGCACCGCTGA
- a CDS encoding DUF1707 SHOCT-like domain-containing protein: MAKEDPPHSPAPRIRASDKDRDAVLGVITDAVSNGRLDPEETAERQDEAISAKYLDELLPLIVDLPEGHELYRTLQRQTGGGTTAGTSLARSAGPASLAPMAEPGSAKPMNSVAIMSGRELDVPAGTAEVTTYSLMGGDNIDLCDVMGPGVTVSLTSYSMMAGHDIYVPPGVRVRDDTINIMAGNEIRGSAKGDGSNGTLVLKGVSFMAGHDVHLAKGYRAKDQGQLE, encoded by the coding sequence ATGGCCAAAGAAGATCCCCCGCACTCGCCCGCGCCCCGCATTCGAGCTTCTGACAAGGACCGCGACGCCGTTCTCGGAGTCATCACCGACGCTGTCAGCAACGGTCGGCTCGACCCGGAGGAGACCGCCGAACGTCAGGATGAGGCGATTTCTGCGAAGTACCTAGACGAGCTGCTGCCGCTCATCGTCGATCTGCCCGAAGGACACGAGCTCTACCGCACCCTGCAGCGCCAGACCGGTGGTGGAACGACAGCGGGGACATCACTGGCCCGCAGCGCCGGACCCGCCTCACTGGCTCCTATGGCCGAACCGGGCTCAGCGAAGCCGATGAACTCGGTGGCCATCATGTCGGGGCGCGAACTCGATGTGCCCGCCGGCACGGCCGAGGTGACGACCTACTCGCTCATGGGCGGCGACAACATCGACCTGTGCGACGTGATGGGACCGGGAGTCACAGTGTCACTGACCTCGTATTCGATGATGGCCGGCCACGACATCTACGTTCCCCCGGGTGTGCGTGTCCGCGACGACACGATCAACATCATGGCCGGCAATGAGATCCGCGGCTCCGCCAAAGGAGACGGTTCGAACGGGACCCTCGTCCTCAAGGGCGTGTCCTTCATGGCTGGTCATGACGTGCATTTGGCCAAAGGTTACCGAGCAAAGGATCAGGGGCAATTGGAATGA
- a CDS encoding response regulator transcription factor, with protein MNATLTGADAAPARVLIVDDEANLAELLVMACQVKGWEAVSVGTGRDAVARARNEHFDAIVLDVMLPDLDGFAVIEKVRGEGIDTPVVFLSARDEVDDRLTGLRLGGDDYVTKPFNLDEVIARVEARLRRSAPVIPSGDEDLLRVGDLELDARSHEVSRAGHPIDLTAREFEVLLLFMRNPRAVLSKAQILDRVWDYDFGGNGNIVELYVSYLRRKIDAPFEDLPNLFHTKRGAGYILRADQ; from the coding sequence ATGAACGCGACTCTCACAGGCGCCGACGCAGCACCGGCACGTGTGCTCATCGTCGATGACGAAGCCAACCTGGCCGAGCTCCTGGTCATGGCCTGCCAGGTCAAAGGCTGGGAGGCCGTGAGCGTGGGCACCGGCAGGGATGCGGTGGCGCGGGCCAGGAATGAGCATTTCGATGCGATCGTCCTTGACGTCATGCTGCCTGATCTCGACGGGTTCGCCGTCATCGAGAAGGTGCGCGGCGAGGGCATCGACACTCCCGTGGTGTTCCTCTCCGCTCGCGACGAGGTCGATGACCGGCTCACCGGGCTGCGCCTGGGCGGGGATGACTATGTGACGAAGCCATTCAACCTCGACGAGGTCATCGCCCGGGTCGAAGCCAGGCTCCGGCGCAGCGCACCGGTTATCCCCAGCGGTGATGAAGATCTGCTGCGGGTGGGCGACCTGGAGCTCGATGCCCGCTCACACGAGGTGAGCAGGGCCGGTCACCCGATCGATCTCACGGCACGGGAGTTCGAGGTGCTGCTGCTGTTCATGCGCAACCCGCGGGCCGTGCTGTCGAAGGCGCAGATCCTCGACCGCGTGTGGGACTACGACTTCGGCGGCAACGGCAACATCGTGGAGTTGTACGTGTCGTATCTGCGGAGGAAGATCGACGCACCGTTCGAGGATCTGCCGAACCTCTTCCACACCAAGCGCGGAGCGGGCTACATCCTTCGGGCCGATCAGTGA
- a CDS encoding sensor histidine kinase, translating to MKAIPPVRRWRLQTRLIVLASLVLILVGAGIGAASWWSVRTSLMSDLDSQLAGMTHHARVDPGPGQKPGNPPASDETDSSTSVDQALRYLFQPGVGDGALVVVGTDDSAEGLIAEAGREQPQTLPTDAVDALLNVDAATGGEEPDGDRSGEAAGPGEGGASTGHRSVDVPGFGTYRVAAFDDEGTTTVYGVPQNSVDSALERTAYTTALAVLIGVLATALLMAVIIHRQLRDLRDVARTAREVTDLELGEGEPELALRVPSELAVPGTEVGDVGASVNRMLDHVGSALDERYRGTEQMRRFVADASHELRTPIATIRGWADLTRPYRDELPVQVQTSLGRIDSGAMRMSSLVDDLLLLARLEAGRQPTKEDTVDVSALLLELVEDAHVLSPDHEIHLDLPPDALEIRGAADQVRQAVAVILTNACVHTPTGTRVHVEAEHIEEAGAQQMVAVRISDDGPGIPEDIRDTVFDRFVRGDAARTRTEGVRGGSSGLGLSIAAGLVELMHGEVSMTTSEGGTVFELRFRAA from the coding sequence GTGAAGGCCATTCCTCCTGTGCGCCGGTGGCGGTTGCAGACACGGCTGATCGTCCTCGCCAGCCTCGTCCTGATCCTGGTGGGAGCCGGGATCGGGGCCGCCTCATGGTGGAGCGTGCGGACCTCCCTGATGTCTGATCTCGACAGTCAGTTGGCCGGGATGACCCATCATGCCCGAGTCGATCCCGGGCCCGGACAGAAACCGGGGAACCCTCCAGCCTCGGATGAGACTGATTCCTCCACCTCTGTTGACCAGGCATTGCGCTACCTCTTCCAACCGGGAGTCGGCGACGGTGCTCTCGTGGTCGTCGGCACCGATGACTCTGCCGAAGGCCTGATCGCCGAGGCGGGGCGCGAGCAGCCGCAGACGCTTCCCACAGATGCGGTGGATGCTCTCCTCAACGTCGACGCAGCCACCGGTGGTGAGGAGCCGGACGGGGATCGCAGCGGTGAAGCGGCTGGTCCGGGGGAGGGCGGCGCATCCACGGGGCATCGTTCTGTCGACGTTCCCGGCTTCGGCACCTATCGTGTCGCGGCCTTTGACGACGAAGGAACGACGACTGTCTACGGGGTGCCGCAGAACAGCGTCGATTCGGCGCTTGAAAGAACGGCTTACACTACGGCACTCGCGGTGCTCATCGGCGTGCTCGCCACGGCACTGCTCATGGCCGTCATCATCCACAGGCAGCTGCGCGATCTCAGAGATGTTGCACGCACAGCCAGAGAAGTGACCGACCTCGAGCTGGGGGAGGGGGAGCCCGAACTGGCGCTGCGAGTGCCCTCAGAACTCGCGGTGCCCGGCACCGAGGTCGGTGACGTCGGCGCGTCGGTGAATCGGATGCTCGACCACGTCGGCTCCGCTCTTGACGAACGATATCGCGGGACAGAGCAGATGAGAAGATTCGTCGCTGACGCCTCACACGAGCTGCGGACCCCGATCGCCACGATCAGAGGATGGGCAGACCTCACCCGGCCGTATCGGGACGAGCTTCCTGTCCAGGTGCAGACATCGCTGGGCAGGATCGACTCGGGGGCGATGAGGATGTCCTCGCTCGTCGATGACCTGCTCCTCCTCGCCAGATTGGAAGCCGGCCGACAGCCGACCAAGGAAGACACCGTGGATGTGTCTGCACTGCTTTTGGAACTCGTCGAAGATGCGCACGTGCTCAGCCCGGACCATGAGATCCACCTGGATCTGCCCCCGGATGCCTTGGAGATCCGCGGCGCCGCCGATCAGGTGCGCCAGGCGGTCGCAGTCATACTCACCAATGCGTGCGTGCACACGCCAACGGGCACGCGAGTCCACGTTGAGGCCGAACACATTGAGGAGGCTGGGGCCCAGCAGATGGTGGCCGTTCGCATCAGCGATGACGGGCCGGGTATCCCCGAAGACATTCGCGACACAGTCTTCGACAGGTTTGTTCGCGGTGACGCGGCACGAACCAGAACTGAGGGAGTGCGCGGAGGCTCATCTGGTCTGGGTCTGTCCATCGCAGCCGGACTCGTCGAACTCATGCACGGCGAGGTGTCGATGACGACCTCGGAGGGCGGCACCGTGTTCGAACTCCGGTTCCGAGCTGCCTGA
- the rpsL gene encoding 30S ribosomal protein S12, with translation MPTIQQLVRKGRHVKSAGSDAPALKSSPQRRGVCTRVYTTTPKKPNSALRKVARVKLSSQIEVTAYIPGEGHNLQEHSIVLVRGGRVKDLPGVRYRIVRGSLDTQGVKGRQQARSKYGAKREKK, from the coding sequence GTGCCGACAATCCAGCAGCTCGTCCGCAAGGGACGACATGTCAAATCCGCAGGATCCGACGCTCCTGCTCTGAAGAGCAGCCCGCAGCGTCGTGGAGTGTGCACCCGTGTGTACACCACTACACCCAAGAAGCCGAACTCGGCTCTTCGCAAGGTCGCTCGTGTCAAGCTTTCGAGCCAGATTGAAGTGACTGCCTACATTCCAGGCGAAGGACACAACCTGCAGGAGCACTCGATCGTGCTTGTGCGCGGTGGTCGTGTCAAGGACCTGCCAGGCGTGCGCTACCGAATCGTTCGCGGTTCGCTTGACACCCAGGGTGTCAAGGGCCGCCAGCAGGCACGCAGCAAGTACGGTGCGAAGAGGGAGAAGAAGTAA
- a CDS encoding ArnT family glycosyltransferase codes for MDENPSANTGDRQLRRFWYPAALTLLTLVTIAGFLTNLSANGWANSFYAAAVQAGSQNWEAFLFGSLDSANAITVDKPPASLWVMALSARVFGFSSFSMLLPQVLLAGASVLLVAHSTRLALHGHTSATLERLAALGAGLVLALSPITALMFRFNNPDALLFTLMAAAVVATQHGLKAVGSTPRTATRDAILWLGFAGICLGFGFLTKQFQVLLIVPGLAVAWVLFARRSWLHRCLLLLVPIASMVISAGWWIALVELTPAADRPYVGGSQNNSFLELTFGYNGFGRLTGNEAGSVGGGGGGQGGGGWGETGIARLLTGSFGAQIAWLLPTALLLLAVIVVLLIRAEVARRRRDRSTNLPVARTSGSLEAAVMMWGAWLVVTWLVLSNMNGIVHEYYTVALVPAIAVILALGVALLLTRASYGAVLLLALAWALTGAWQFILTASMSGIPGWLRWGVLMVSILGALFLIGTGLRFRAGRDSLRRNRALMSAVASVALIASLVIPTQLSVRTIAASTEGSIVTIAGTNSGMGGPGGGGGGPAGGGGSPAGGGGPAGDDGGRDGEDGGVGGGGMGGLLSGATPSDELTELLGEDASDFTWAAAATGANQAAGYQLAVEEPVMVIGGFNGTDPSPTLSEFKQLVAEGQIHWYIGSGSDGQSGGPGGGGDGSSTSAEISAWVEANFEATTVDSVSLYDLSAG; via the coding sequence ATGGATGAGAACCCTTCTGCGAACACCGGGGACAGGCAGCTGCGCCGGTTCTGGTACCCGGCGGCCCTGACCCTGCTGACCTTGGTCACGATTGCGGGGTTCCTCACCAATCTCAGCGCCAACGGGTGGGCGAATTCCTTCTATGCGGCTGCCGTGCAGGCAGGATCACAGAACTGGGAGGCCTTCCTCTTCGGCTCCCTGGACTCCGCGAACGCCATCACCGTCGACAAGCCTCCGGCGTCCCTGTGGGTGATGGCGCTGAGCGCGCGCGTCTTCGGGTTCTCCTCGTTCTCGATGCTCCTGCCGCAGGTGCTGCTGGCCGGAGCGAGTGTGCTGCTGGTGGCCCATTCGACGAGGTTGGCCCTGCACGGACACACGAGTGCCACACTCGAGCGGCTCGCCGCGCTGGGCGCAGGCCTCGTGCTCGCGCTCTCACCGATCACGGCGCTGATGTTTCGGTTCAACAACCCGGACGCTCTCCTGTTCACCCTCATGGCGGCAGCTGTCGTGGCGACCCAGCATGGGCTGAAAGCCGTGGGCAGCACACCTAGGACTGCGACGCGTGATGCCATTCTGTGGCTTGGCTTCGCCGGCATCTGCCTCGGCTTCGGCTTCCTCACCAAACAGTTCCAAGTGCTGCTCATCGTGCCGGGACTGGCCGTGGCCTGGGTGCTCTTCGCCCGCCGTTCATGGCTGCACCGGTGCCTTCTGCTCCTGGTTCCGATCGCATCAATGGTCATCAGCGCCGGCTGGTGGATCGCCCTCGTCGAGCTCACTCCCGCAGCCGATCGACCCTATGTGGGTGGATCACAGAACAATTCCTTCCTCGAACTGACCTTCGGCTACAACGGCTTCGGAAGGCTGACGGGCAACGAGGCCGGTTCCGTCGGAGGTGGTGGAGGCGGCCAGGGCGGTGGCGGTTGGGGAGAGACCGGCATCGCCCGACTGCTCACCGGCAGCTTCGGCGCCCAGATCGCCTGGCTCCTGCCGACCGCTCTGCTCCTGCTCGCCGTGATCGTCGTTCTTCTCATCCGCGCCGAGGTGGCCCGACGTCGCCGTGACCGCAGCACAAACCTGCCGGTTGCGCGGACATCGGGCAGTCTGGAGGCTGCCGTGATGATGTGGGGCGCATGGCTGGTGGTGACATGGCTGGTGCTCAGCAACATGAACGGCATCGTCCACGAGTACTACACGGTGGCTCTGGTGCCGGCGATCGCTGTGATCCTCGCCCTCGGAGTCGCGCTGCTTCTCACCCGGGCAAGCTACGGCGCCGTGCTCCTGCTGGCCCTGGCCTGGGCACTGACAGGGGCGTGGCAGTTCATCCTCACGGCCTCGATGAGCGGAATCCCCGGCTGGCTGCGCTGGGGCGTGCTCATGGTCTCCATCCTGGGCGCACTGTTCCTGATCGGCACCGGCCTCAGGTTCCGAGCGGGCCGAGACAGCCTCAGGCGGAACCGCGCTCTGATGTCGGCAGTGGCATCGGTGGCCCTCATCGCCAGCCTGGTGATCCCAACGCAGCTGAGTGTGCGCACGATCGCAGCCTCGACCGAAGGGTCGATCGTCACGATCGCCGGAACGAACTCGGGCATGGGCGGCCCGGGTGGCGGAGGCGGAGGCCCTGCGGGTGGGGGCGGAAGCCCTGCCGGTGGGGGCGGTCCCGCAGGCGACGACGGTGGCCGTGACGGCGAGGATGGTGGCGTCGGAGGCGGCGGGATGGGCGGTCTGCTCAGCGGAGCCACCCCCTCAGACGAACTCACCGAACTCCTCGGCGAGGACGCGTCCGACTTCACGTGGGCGGCGGCAGCGACCGGCGCCAACCAGGCCGCCGGCTACCAGCTGGCTGTGGAGGAACCCGTGATGGTCATCGGAGGATTCAACGGCACCGATCCCTCGCCGACTCTCTCAGAATTCAAGCAGCTTGTCGCCGAGGGGCAGATCCACTGGTACATCGGCTCCGGATCGGACGGTCAGAGCGGAGGACCCGGCGGAGGCGGGGACGGGTCATCCACCTCGGCGGAGATCTCCGCATGGGTAGAGGCGAATTTCGAGGCAACGACCGTCGATTCCGTTTCGCTCTACGATCTGAGCGCCGGATGA